TGCTCATGCTAGTCTCCTGGATCACGTCCATGTTGATTATTACGGCAATTCTACTCCACTAAATCAAGTGGCGAATGTCACAGTGAGTGATTCGCGTACTTTGTTAGTTACTCCATGGGAAAAGTCGATGGTTGCTGCTGTTGAAAAAGCTATCCTGACTTCAGATTTGGGCTTAAATCCTGCAACTGCCGGAAATGCTATTCGTGTTCCTATGCCCCCTTTAACCGAAGAACGTCGTAAAGAAATGACTAAAGTAGTTAGAGGTGAAGGCGAACAAGGACGGGTTGCTATTCGAAATATTCGTCGTGATGCCAATAATCATCTTAAAGAATTAGTAAAAGCGAAGGAAATCTCTGAAGATGATGAGCGTCGTGCAAGTGAAGTGATTCAAAAATTAACTGATAAGTATATTGCTGAGATTGATGCAGTATTGGCTACTAAAGAAAAGGATTTAATGGAAATCTAGATTACCATCTATTCAACTTTGCTATTGCAAAGCGCGATATGCGTTATTGCTAAGCTTAATCAGCGTAGTAATTTTGGGGTCTTTGCGAACGGTGTGAAGCATTCCATATCTGTACTTGATTAAATATCTGGATTGCTTCGCGTTGCTCGCAACGTTTTTTTATCACCACTGAACCGCGTCCTTAGAGCGCAGTTTTCATTATTGCAGGCTTACACCCCGTTATTGCGATATGTATTTCGTTATTTCCCCCTGAGAAAGTTGCCGCATGTTAAGCTACCTCTATTAATAAAACCTTAAGGCAAATTGATTAAAATTTGCTAGTGTACCCCTTTGGAAAGGTAAACTATGCCCACTATGCCTCTGTTGCCTGAGCTA
The nucleotide sequence above comes from Legionella hackeliae. Encoded proteins:
- the frr gene encoding ribosome recycling factor yields the protein MINDIKQDAEKRMKKSVETLQHDLTKIRTGRAHASLLDHVHVDYYGNSTPLNQVANVTVSDSRTLLVTPWEKSMVAAVEKAILTSDLGLNPATAGNAIRVPMPPLTEERRKEMTKVVRGEGEQGRVAIRNIRRDANNHLKELVKAKEISEDDERRASEVIQKLTDKYIAEIDAVLATKEKDLMEI